The DNA segment TGTTGCACAGGAGGGTCGCGGCGTACGGAGGTCGCTGGAGCAGGGGGTCGGTGGGTCTAGAGGGGAGCTGCGAGGTGGGcgcgggctggggggggggggggggctgcggcaGGGAATTCATaccagaggcagggagagggaacgTCACGTCTCACTCGGTTAAAGACTTTCGACACCTTCGCTCTGGTCTGCTTCAGTTCCTCCGTCTGGTCTTTGCGAGCTTTGAGGGCCCCGGGGTGCCCTCGTGGACAAATACGGTAATGGAGGCATTTTTAGGagttttcatttattcttctagACTAATTTGCAGTTTGTAAATCTCATGAACTTGCGGCCATATCTTGGGCCTTGTCACGCGCTGTGCTCATCAAGCCCTTGGTGCTCATTAGCGGGGAGACGTGCAGCTGCCGGCGGAGTAGGTTTGTCAACTACCGCTGCCACTCTGCCACTTCTCGCCGTTTTTCTCTGCGACGCCGGTGATCGTAGATTATTGAGTAACTCTGGCCCTATCAATAGTTCATTCTGTCATGTAGCTTGTTCTTATCTGCCTTCAGACTGCCGATTCCTCTCGCTATTGCATAAGAATGCATTGAAGAGAGCTTCGCTGGCCCTTTTCAAGGCATTCTTCATCTGCCTCCGCATGAGCCGCTCAGTCTAgaataagtctgtgtgtgtacttgtttagcccccatccccttctctctctctctctctctctctctctctctctctctctctctctctctctctctctctctctctctctctctctctctctctctctctctctctctctctctctttctctactcttggTCGTGACCTTCTGTTAGCATGTTCCCAGATTTCTTCTCACACAGATGACCCGCCGTAGCAATCTGCCAtcgttgtcgtcgttgttgttgttgttcttatgtgCGCCTCTCCTCACCCTGGCCGACCGCCTTAACCCCTACTGCCCCGCGAGGACGCACTACGTCACGAAATACTCTACGAAGACACAAGAGGTAAACTTTGTTATCATGTGATTGTTTGATATATTCAATGTTTTGGAAAATCttattatggattttttttttaatgttgtcaACGGCGCCTGCGAGTGAACCTCTCACGCTTGGCTTCGCGAGGATCGAACTCACGGCCGTTGGTTCTGGGGTGGAGTAGTTCTGGCGGCCAGCTtcacctattagcctctttgtatAACCAGCAACTGGatgccaacctccggaccggagatggtacttgatatgatatgatattatgGAATTAGTAGTGAATAAATTGTTGCAAAATATCTTTTGTGTGTGGGTACATCATTCAAAGTCTTTAAAAAACAAGTATATTATTTTGATAACATCTATTTACATCCATATCTGTAGCAAAGCAGTAAATTGTATCATCATTAAATATCATACAGTTTCCTGTTATATCCTTCACAATTTCTTCCGTTGGCAGATCCCAGTCTACGAAACTTCTTACATCACGGAAACCGTCACATCGACGTTGCGCACGATAGAATACCAGACCAAATTCAACAATCTTGTTACGACCAAGTTCACGCCGAAACAGGTCACGAAAACGCTGAACCTTCTTTATTATGTCACCGACACCGTCTACACCACGGACTACAGTACGAGCGACGTCACCCAGTACGTCACGCAGACTTTCCTGAGCCCCCAGTACGTCAAGGAGACGCACTACGAGAGCCTGGACGTCACCAGCACGCAGCTCCACTACGAGCGGCAGTTGGAGGTCAAGACGCGCTACCTGACGCAgacgtccctctccctccacacggCCGTGGTGTCGACGGTCGTCCCGAGGCACAAGACCCTCGTGCAGACCCTGAGGAGGTATGTCACCTCCTGCGCCTACGACGGGTAAGGCAGGCATGGCGGCGGGAGACGGCTGATAGTGAAGGCCATAATGCATGATGCGATTGTCACTTGTGGATGATGAAGCGATGGCGACCGGCGGCGACTGCGCGCTCGTCTTCAGGAAAAATGGACGACGGTGACAactatgtgcgtttgtgtatctatatctctctctgtatatatgtatatacatacatatatatacatatatataaacatatatgcgtatgtatgtgtctacgtgtatatatgtttaagccaatgccgccggggaaaattaataaaaaatgggaaaatctttttatatattttttgtgaaatgtctgcccatagatggctctgctagtgattAGCCACAAAGATgccaattaatagaccttgtgaccttacctgatttgaattgaccggaaaaaaaaatattttttactagtgctatgaacatcgatggtgttatttttatcataaacattataattactataatgttataagcattggtaacagcaacataagataacgtaaaatattttgtaaatcaaagaaaagggtgaacgggcgagacaggcagtactcgtaattggctcatttggtgacttagtacaagtgtagccatctatgtgtaaaacaatcaaacaagtaaactcaaagtgggcatggcatacacgtacacgtcattcccgtcggcattggtttaaatatataaataaataaataaataagtaaaaaaacacacacactcacatatatataaatatatatatgtgtatatatatatatatatgtgtgtgtgcgtgtgtgtgtgtgtgtgtgtgtgtgtgtgtgtgtgtgtgcgtgtgtgtgtgtgtgtgtgtgtgtgtgtgcgtgtgtgtgtgtgtgtgtgtgtgcgtgtgtgcgtgtgtgtgtgtgtgtgtgtgtgtgtgtgtgtgtgtgtgtgtgtgtgtgtgtgtgtgtgtgtgtgtgtgtgtgtgtgtgtgtgtgtgtgtgtgtgcatatgtgtatgtgtgtgtgtgtgcgtgtgtgtgtgtgtgtgtgtgtgtgtgtgtgtgtgcatatgtgtgtgtgtgtttgtgtgtgcatgtgtgggtgtatgagtgtgtatatatacaaatatatatatataaatatgtatgtgcgtacacacacacacacacacacatatatatacatacacacaaacacataaatatacacacacacacacaaacacacacaaacacacacaaacacacagacacacatgtgtgaatatatatatatatatatatatatatatatatatatatatatacgcacatacatatttatttagtatttatatatatatataaatacaaataatatatatatatatatatatatatatatatatatatatatgtgtgtgtgtgtgtgtgtgtgtgtggtcccgagttcaattccccgtcgcggcggtcgtaaaattccctgcgctctgactgttggctcgagtccgagaaaacgacatatcgccttgagaagtcaaacgcaggtgtcgtaggggaagtcaccgccgtgacacaagtgttagcgcgctgaaccgcagttgattaggaggggcatccaatcaggcaagggtgacactgccatataccctctcaatagtgaattgagagaagcctatgtcctgcagtggaatgaacggctgttaaaaaaaaaaaatatatatatatatatatatatatatatgtatgtatgtctgaatatgACGGTGACTCTAGAAAACCGTGTTTTCTATAGAGGAGGAGGATTTCAACAAGTGTCCCTTTCCATAAGGataaagagaggataaagagtgAAGGAAGTTGAACCAGTGAGAGAATATGATAACCAATGACGCAGTCAATCAGGGGATATGAGTTACTGCAGCTTGTAatggaaacaatatatatatagatataaacttgaAGAGGAGTATTATGAAGTAaatctatccttattattattatcattattattattattattattattattattattatcattattattattattattattattattattattattattattatcattattattattattatcattatcattattattattattattattattatatatatacatttgtgtgtgtatgtctgtttatatatatatatatatatatatatatatatgtatatatatatatatgtgtgtgtgtgtatacatatttgatctatctgtataatgtatatgtgtatacatatctatctatctatatatatatatatatttgtatatatatatatgtgtgtgtgtgtttgtgtatgtgtttgtgtgtgtgtgtgtgtgtgtgtgtgtgtctgtgttcgtgtgtgtgtgtgtgtgtgtgtgtgtgtgtgtgtgtgtgtgtgtgtgtgtgtgtgtgtgtgtgtgtgtgtgttcgtgtgtgtgtgtgtgtgtgtgtgtgtgtgtgtgtctgtgttcgtgtgtgtgtgtgtgtgtgtgtgtgtgtgtgtgtgtgtttatatatagatatatatatatatatacatatatatatatatatatgtgtgtgtgtgtgtgtgtgtgtgtgttcgtgtgtgtgtgtgttcgtgtgtgtgtgtgtgtgtgtgtgtgtgtgtgtgtgtgtgtgttcgtgtgtgtgtgtgtgtgtgtgtgtgtgtgtgtgtttatatatagatatatatatatatacatatatatatatatatatgtgtgtgtgtgtgtgtgtgtgtgttcgtgtgtgtgtgtgtgtgtgtgtgtgtgtgtgcgtgtgtgtgtgtgtgtgtgtgtgtatgtgtgtgtgtgtgtgtgttatgtgtgtgtgtgtgtgtgtgtttgtgtgtgtgtgtgaaaaaaatgtatgcgtatatatacatatatatacatatatatgtatgtatgtgtatatatacattatatataaatatatatatatgtttatacatgcatacgtacatacaaatatatacacgaattctcattcataccttttctacatttgtcaacatgtatacggcacacacacacacacatacacacacacacacacacacacacatatatatgtgtatatatatgtatatatatattttaatatacatatatatgtgtgtgtgtgtgtgtgtgtgtgtgtgtatgtatacacaaacacacatatatatgtatatatgtatatatatacataaacatatacatatgtatgtgtgtatgcatgtatgtatatgtatacatatatttacatatatatttaaatatgcatgtatgtgtgtatatatatttatatatatatatatatgtatatatgtatatatgtatatatattcatatatatatacatatatattcatatatatatacatatatattgatatatagatatagatttatagataaatgggtatatacatatgcatatatatacatatatatacatacatatatatatatatatatatatatatatatatatatattgcgtgtgtatacgcgcgcttgtgtgtatgtgtgtgtttgtttgtatacgtatatgagcatgcatatgtgtatatatgtatatatacaaatatatacatatatatgtatatgtgtgtgtgtgtgtgtgtgtgtgtgtgtgtgtgtgtgtatgtgtgtgtgtgtgtgtgtgtgtgtgtgtgtgtgtgtgtgtgtgtgtgtatatatataaacatacatacatatatatatatatatatatatatatatatatatatatatatatacatatatatatgtatatgtataaatatatacacacatatatattatatatatacatatatcatataaatctatgtatggatgtatatataccaacacatatatattattttacaaagTAAAAATGGCATGTTTTAATTAGCCCCCCACCGTCTCATTTCCTCCTCGCAATGGCTTCCAAAGTAGGCACCCGTGTTCTTTCAAGGGAAATTCATTCATTGGAGGAGGGAACAACACACACTGAAGGCACAGTGTCAGGAGTCTTGACATGTTATGAATACGAGATGTGAATAAAAGTGTGTCGCTTCCtccaatacgattttttttttttttcctctatgttAAAAAGAAATGACAATATGATTATTAGAGAAGAACAATCATCCAGTAAATGATTAGCAAATATTCTGTCTTGATGATTTGTTATGGAAAGAAAAATGTGCCGTATCATGAACTGTGTAAGATCTTTGGTCTGAACTTAGAGAGTTcaatatgaaaaggaaattttCTCCATTAATGTTAACAAACGTAGCTAAAAATCATTGAACATAATTAATTTGCCAGTGACAATGTTATATGatttgcatatagatgtatacatataattttatatatatatatatatatatatatatatatatatatatatatatccgacccccgtggtcccgaggtcaattccccgtcgcggcggtcggaaaaatgcctgcgctctgactgctggctcgaacccgagaaaacgacatatcgccttgagaagtcaaacgcaggtgtcgtaggggaagtcactgccgtggcacaagtgtgatcaggaagggcattcaatcaggcaagggtgacactgacatataacctctcaagagaggcctatgtcctgcagtggaatgaatggttgttaaaacaaatatatatatatatatatatatatatatatatatatatatatatatatatatgtgtgtgtgtgtatatatatatatatatatatatgcgaacacacacacacacacacacacacacacacacacacacacatacacatatatatacgcatacggaTAGTAAAACATTGTACCTTGTTgctactatggtaaaaaaaaaaaatagatttattgaaaataagacaacagtttcggaatctttcctggatttcctcttcagacctgaatatGAGATCCAGGAGGATTTGAtactcttattttcaataaatctcgtttatgttttgtgggtttttctattatatacatatgagtgtgtgtgtgtatataccatatatagataggtaggtggttagacagatagatagatatacggatagataggtagatagatatatagaaaggtaggtagacatacagataggtattgaaagagatagactgattgatagatagagaaagaaatagattgattgataaatagactaCTAGCTAACACGCaactatagatatagacatatatatataaatatatacatatacatatatatacacatatatatatacatatatatatgtatatatatatatagatatagatatatacgtgtgtacctgcatgtgcgcgtgtgtatgtgtacaatgtacatatatgtacatatacatacatatatctataaatatatacatatatatatatattatacacacatacacacacacacacacatacacacacacacacacacacatatatatatacttatatacatgtttgtatgtatacatacatacatacatacacacacacacacacacacacacacacacatatatatatatatatatatatatatatatatatatatatatatatatgtatatacatgtgtctgcatgtgtgcgtgtatgtgtgcgtgtgtgtgtgtgtatgtgtataatgtacatatatgtatgtatatatgtatgtatataaatatatacatatatatatacatacatacacacacacacacatatatgtgtatgtgtgtgtatatgtatatatatttatatatatatatatatatatatatatatatatatatatatatatacacatgcgttatCGTCATTAAATGATCTACGAACACATCTTCATGTTACATTACCAATGACATTTTCTGCGCAATTTTTGTCAACCCGCAAAGCGAAGTTCTTTTGTTTGcgagttatttttttgtttcatctcaCTAAATGTCTTCTTGTTGCTCCACATGCCCTTGCGCCTTCTAGCTTGCATGGTTGTCGCTGCGGCGTTTCCAGGTATGCAAGTGCGCAGAATATGATCTTCATTGAAAGTCGACGAGGTTTGCAGCGGGGAAAGTATATGAAATTCAGGTGATTTTATTGGCAGTATGTCTGCCGGGCTAAACTTGGCGGAGGGGAAGATGGATAGGATTTCTAAAGACAAACGCCGCTGATTTGTAAATGATAAGCGTATAAGTGGTTCTGTTTGGCTGAGTGCAGTGACCAGTCCAGCGTAAAGTTAAAGGCATTAGTcatgtattaaatgtatatattatatatgaaatgggCTTTCTCATCACGTTATAGTGTCAATACATTCAGAGAATTATATGCATAGTATTTCGTTGGTGCGAATCACATAGTAAtcacaccatcgccatcaccatcatcatcatcatcactatcatcaccaacaccatcactatcatcatcaccattatcatcatcatcatcatgattcctTGCATATGTGGTTGTTTTTATAAGAGAAACACAGTGTTACgaaatataatttcatttctgTGAAGTTTGGGACAAATGTTATATACAGTAGGCTTTAATACATTATACCCTTTTCCTGATTCAAAACAGATGATAAACTGAAACACTTAATCCTTATGAATTATCATGCGTAGAATATTAGTTAATGATTTCGCAAAAGACAAAACTGAAGGAGTTTGATGATTCTCATTTTACAGAGGACTGGaagcagtgaaaaaaaaacagctttcttCTTTACACTGAGGATCGCAGACATCGCAGCtcggaatgaaaaaggaaagagaaactgaTAACAGACAATAAGTTATCCTGATTGATTATCAGTTGACTTCCATCAACCGAATTAGTAACCGTATCCCATCTTGGGGCAGACGGTCTTGGTGACGTACTGGGGCTGGTACTGAGTAGTGTACTGGGTGACGTAGTTCGTCGTGGTGACGTACTGAGGCTGGTATTGAGTTGTTGTGACGTACTGTGGGCGGTACTGTGTTGTCGTGATGTACTGAGGCTGGTACTGGGTAGTGGTAACGTACTGGGGTCGGTATTGTGTTGTTGTGATATATTGTGGTTGGTACTGGGTTGTTGTAATGTACTGAGGTTGGTACTGGGTTGTTGTGATGTACTGGGGTTGGTACTGGGTTGTTGTGACATACTGGGTCTGGTACTGAGTCTGGTACTTGGTGACGTACAGCGTCGTCGTGACGTACTGAGGCTGGTACTGGGTTGTTGTGACGTACTTGGGCTGGTACTGTGTGGTCGTGATGTACTGGGGCTGGTATTGTGTTGTTGTGATATACTGGGGCTGGTATTGGGTCTTGTACTGGGTGACGTAAGCCGTCGTGGTGACATATTGGGTTTGGTACAGGGTGGTGGTGATGTAATTTGGCACATGTTGGGTCTTGTACACTGTTTGGTACTGCGTCTGGTACTGGGTTTGATACAGCGTGGTTGGTACAATTTGGGTCTTGTACTGAGTTTGGTAGACAGGGACCTGCAaaggatgaataaattaataatcaggtacataaatagataagccAGGTAATATTACATACTAATACactaattacactaataatagtacaaaGAAAGATTGTAAGTGCGAATCATTTCACCAAATCTAATATCACGAAATATGATAGGATATTCTGTGATTTTGCCCCTTCTATTACTTCCACAAGttattctctctctaacttttcctTAGCAATTTCGACGTCGAAATGGATGCTCAGAGGAAATTACTatcaatactaattatgataatgataatgatgatagaacacACTCACCTGCTGAATCTGAGT comes from the Penaeus chinensis breed Huanghai No. 1 chromosome 32, ASM1920278v2, whole genome shotgun sequence genome and includes:
- the LOC125042783 gene encoding uncharacterized protein LOC125042783; its protein translation is MTRRSNLPSLSSLLLLFLCAPLLTLADRLNPYCPARTHYVTKYSTKTQEIPVYETSYITETVTSTLRTIEYQTKFNNLVTTKFTPKQVTKTLNLLYYVTDTVYTTDYSTSDVTQYVTQTFLSPQYVKETHYESLDVTSTQLHYERQLEVKTRYLTQTSLSLHTAVVSTVVPRHKTLVQTLRRYVTSCAYDG
- the LOC125042654 gene encoding adhesive plaque matrix protein-like, translated to MIRQALLVLCTLALTSADAPPSPSYGPPPPTYGPPPPTYGPPPKPTPCYPVTTTLYTTQIQQVPVYQTQYKTQIVPTTLYQTQYQTQYQTVYKTQHVPNYITTTLYQTQYVTTTAYVTQYKTQYQPQYITTTQYQPQYITTTQYQPKYVTTTQYQPQYVTTTLYVTKYQTQYQTQYVTTTQYQPQYITTTQYQPQYITTTQYQPQYITTTQYRPQYVTTTQYQPQYITTTQYRPQYVTTTQYQPQYVTTTNYVTQYTTQYQPQYVTKTVCPKMGYGY